From Candidatus Paceibacterota bacterium:
CTTCTGGGTCTTGGTGTCGGGTTCGCGGTCTTACTTGATGCAACTCTCATCCGCGCACTCTTAGTACCGGCGCTGATGCGATTATTCGGTGAATTGAATTGGTGGGCGCCCAAAGCGCTTAAACGTTTCACATTGGCGCACTAGTTCCCGCTATTCTCGCAACATGAATCTTGTCGTGACTCTGCAGTGCATTGATCAGCCAGGGATCGTTCACGCCTTAACATCTGCGATTTTAGAATGTAAGGGCAACATCATTGAGAATCAACAGTTCACTGATCCGACAACGCGAACATTCATCATGCGGACCCTCTTTGAGGCTGATCTAGCGGTGGAAGAGGCGGAGAAGATCTTGCGATCGGTGACGTCTGGTTTCTCCCCTGTATTGGAAATCAGGCCAGCAAGTCAGAAACGAAAGGCATTGATTCTGGTGACCAAGGAAAGCCACTGTCTTCGAGACCTCCTTTTCCTACTTGAGCTTGGGGAGTTGCCCATCGAGATACCTCTGGTGATGTCTAATCATGAAGAGCTTCGATCGTTAGTTGAATCTCATGAAATCACATTCACTTCGATGGTTGGCATGGACAAGCCCGCCCAAGAAAGTGCCATCAAGGATGAAATCCAATCATTGGACATCGATTTTGTCGTCTTAGCCCGCTACATGCAGATCCTCAGTGGCGAGTTCTGCGATTCAATGCTCGGCAAGATGATCAACATTCACCATTCGTTCCTGCCGGGCTTTAAAGGCGCAAAGCCTTACCACCAGGCTCATGCACGTGGCGTGAAAGTCATCGGAGCAACCGCACACTTCGTCACTTCAGACCTTGATGAAGGCCCCATCATCGAACAAGACGTTGCACATGTAACCCACACCTCGACGCCAGAGAACTTGGTCTCATTAGGTAGAGACATTGAAAGACGAGTACTTTCCAAAGCAGTGAAGCTCTACGCAGAAAATCGAATCTTCTTGGTCGGCGACCGGACCATCGTCTTCGCATAATCGATGGGATCGACACCGCAGTCTCAAATCAAAATCAATGCATCTCTCACACAGAATTGATATTGCAAACTTTGGGTAGCACCCAAGCCGCGTTGGCGATCTTGGTTGGTCCAATCGATGGAGGAATGGCTCAACTACCTTGGAGGACCCATCGAGTCACAGTCTGAGGGAAGTTGATCGGACTCGGCGTCGTCTCATGTGTGAACAGATAGCGAAATCCAGCACGTTGTAGCGCCCGATTTGGGGCGATGTTGAAAGCATTCGGCTCACTGAAGAGTCGCTTCAACTCAAGAACTTCAAAGTAAACTTTCGCTGATTTCCTTACGAACTCGGCTCCTAGTCCACCTTGGCGTCGTGTTGGACTCAGGATGTGCAGATGCAAAAAAGCTTCTTCGCCAAAGACAATGTTGGATACTGAACTAAACCCAACTATTTGTTTGTCTAGTTCCCACAGTAGCGAGTAAGTAGTCCGGTCTCGAATCGAAAGCGCCAAATCTTCTTCATAGAATGCGTACCAATCCTCTCGTGAGGGCAGTAGCGCCCTATCAACTCCCATCACGCGAAGATGGTCATCTGAAGCGTCATGAAAGTAGTTGATCCGAACCTCAACATCGGCCAACGTCATTTCTCTCACTGAAAGGCGTTGACTTGTCACCTCCATATCAAATCACATCGCCCCAGAGGGCGGCGCTTGTGACTGTTAAGTGTCATCTCGAAATCGATTCTTGTGCTGGAAACGGTCACGCTACGACTCAGCGGGTCTGTTCCAGATGGGGTTGCATTAATGACTGGTGGGGTTACCAGTGTGGGTTGGGCTCTATTTCTTGTACCTGCTGGGCAATTTTAACCGTCATGAAGTCGCTTGGATTTAGAGGTGGATTGTCGAAGTTTTGATCATGAATGATGCGAGGATTCGAGAATGACACCGATAGAGAGTCACCTTGCCGCTGCGTCCGGTCGACTCGAACGTTACAGGGGAATAATCGAAGCGGCATTTGAGTCGGCAGCGAGAATCGCCAAAGACCTACTTCGTGCAGATGCCGTCGATGTTCTGTTCATTGACTCACCCGACGAGGCGATTTCAGAGATGGGAGTTGGTGGCTACACGTATGGCCCCCATGTCGTCATTGTTGCGATTGACCCGGATTGCCTCAATCTCAGTGAGCAGCACATATTTTCCACGCTTGTTCATGAATTCCACCATGTCATGCGCTGGCGCGGACCAGGTTGCCATGGGGATCTCGGGGACATGTTGGTGAGCGAAGGTCTTGCCCAACTTTTCGAGGAGGAGGTTACTGGAGTCAGACCAATCTATAGTCAGGCCCCGATCTCTTCTCTCGAGATAGAGAAGGCAAACTTGGACCTCCATCTAACTGAATTCAGTCAAGCAAAATGGTTTTTTGGTGCAGAAGAGATTACAAAATGGTTTGGTTACGCATTCGGCTATCAAATCTGCGCGGCCTACGCTGGATCTACGACGCGAAGTGCAGCGGATTTAGCGGCTGTATCCTCGCGCGAAGTTCTAGAGGCAGCAGGTCTCCACTAAAGGGTTGCATTAATGACTAGCCGCGTTCGCCAGAATTGTGTTGCCCATTTCAGCCAAGTAATGAACCATCAGCACTATCTTTGAGCCAAATACCAATGAAAGGCATATTCCATGATCAGTAGGAGGATTAGTCACATTGAGATTTCTGCCAAGAGCCCTGATAATTTGGCAAAATTTTATGTTGAGATGTTTGGATGGGAGGCCCGGAACATGGACAATCCGAGCGGAAAATATACGGTTTGGCAATCGAGCAACATGCGTGGTGGCTTCGCACCAATTGGTGATGAAAACAAACAAGGTGATGTGACCGTTTATCTCGACAGTGATGACATAGATGCTGACTTGAAAAAGGTCGAAATCAATGGTGGGAAGATTCTTAAAGGCAAAACGGAATATCCCGGTGGTTGGTTTGCTTACTTCGAGGATCCCAGTGGCAATCGACTGGGTCTCACGACGCTGGTAATGAGAAATTGAGACGCCTTGCCGTGCCTCGGGTACTTTGCAAAGGTCCCAGCCAAGGGGTTGCATTAACGATTAGTGGGGTTACCAAATCAACTGCCCATGTGGTCAATTACAGATCTAGAATCTCACCTGCAACGCGATACCCCTCCGATAAAGGGCCGCCGACGCGTTCAAGAATTTCTCGGACCACATCTTCTATTGGTTCCTTCTCGCCATTTTCAAGGACAGCCTTAATGGCGGCAGATAGCCGTATCGATAATTCAGGCTCACTCAATGCTAGGTGTCGTGGTAACCACTTGCCCGAGGCTAGCCATTGCGCTTTAGAGAGCAGTGCGAGTTCGCTAGCACCTACGAGTAGTTGTTGGCTGATGTAGAGCAACTCAATGGGATCTGTGGCCCCGATGAGATCGTCTAGTTGGTCGGTTAGCGCGTAACGCCTTCTTTCCATCTCCTCACTCGATACTGACGAAGGACCCTTGGCGAAACGTTCAATGGCCTCCGTTTGCAGTTTCTCAGCCTCTCCATCTATAGATACAAGAATGTGCCCGTCAGAGAGCATCTTGAGCGTTGGCGCGTGATGCTCACTAGTCTCCTTGGCTACAAAATATTTGATCGATGCAGGACTTTGGACAAATAATTCGACTAGCCAACCGTGTTCATGAATAGATTCCCGAAAGGGTGCGGGTTTGCCCCGCAGGACGACCACAATATCTAGGTCTGATGTGGAGGTGAGGCGCGTCGTCAGCGCACTTCCAGTAAGAAATGCAGCCCTTGCATCGGGGAACCGGGCACTAACAATTCTTTGAGCGGCGTCGATGGCACCAAGGCGTTCCATACCGCCACACTGTATGCCACTTACTGGAACGTATGACGGATGATTTCCTTCGTTTTCTCCTTGGTTTTAGAGGTTGTATTAACGATTAGTTGGGTTACAGAAGTCGCTGCTCGTCTAGCGAACGAACTTGTACCTTTGGCTCTGGTTCATTCGCCTATCGGTAAACCGATGATGACGCAGTTGATAGCTAGGCGGACGCCAATGCCATTGAAGAGGTGGCCGATTTGCGATCCCGTGCGTAAATGCCGTTCAAGCGCTCGATCAGATTGATAGGAAGCGGATGTGGGTCGTTTTGGGTCTCTTCTTCGGTCAGCCAATCGAATACCTCAGACCAGGCCCATAAAAGTGATTGGCCAGCAGATGTAAAGGGTTCGGGGAAGTCTTGGCGGCGTTCCCCGATGGCCCAGAGTCGAGCTGCCTCACGAGTTACGTCCAAGCGTTCTGCAATCTGCGACAGAGATACCAGATCCAAATCTACGCGCTTGATTTTGATGTCACTCGCGTACTTATTCAGGAATGATTTGAATTCGTTAAATGCTGATTCAGGGGATCCGGCAGCCATTTCGACACCAAGCATGGTGAGGCCATTAGAGGCAAAGGCAACGATGGTAATCGCGTCATTCTTCAACTGCTTAAGTTGGGATTCGTTCTCAATATCTAACCCAGCAACTTGCACGGAAAACTCGTAGTTGCGCTTTATTTTCTCCACCTAACTACCCTACGACATAATGTTGGCAGTTGGCAACATTACTGAACTTACCATTGGCGCCGGTTTGGCGCCCGTCCATGCTCACACTTCTTTGCAAGGCGCCAAAGAGCCCTCGCCGTATTTCTGGCGGTACCGTCGACCCCGATTCGACACCCCTGTCCACAAAGTAACCAGCCTGCCAAGTGGGACGAACCGCCTACATCTGTCGAATATTCCCAATGGAAATCCTTTTTCAGTGAGCGGATGCATTTTTTTGCCTCAGAATCGCTCGGCCATCCACCCACTCAGAGCCACCTCTCGGGTCATTCATTTGAGACGGTACAAAACTCCCGTGCTGTCCTCTAATGCTGAGATTAATAAGAGGGATCAAGAGAGACGGACGAAGGACGATTAAATGTGGGTAAATAATTTGTATATGAATGCGCTAGTGCATTCGAACCTTGCGCACCCTTTTAGCGCGCAAGGGGTGTATTAACGATTGGTGGGGTTTCCCACACGAATGACGTTTCTCTTCAGGTGCGATCGACGCTCCACTTTCCAATGATTACTTGGTAATGGCGGTGCCCTGGTGGAAGCGCAAGAGCCATTTGTCGCCATCAATTCGAACCCAAATGGAACTCCGCAGACAAGCGCGCCCGCCGCTCTCCGTTTTGAAAGTCAGCAAGATGACATCAGGAGCCAGAGGCAACGCCAGAAAATCGGTTGCCGTGATGTCATGAGACGGTTGTTCGGAGGCCAGAGTGTCGGATGACCTCAGCGCACGGCTCTTTAGTACTCATAGAATCAAGGGTAATGGACATCGCAGTTTTCATTCACGTAGAGACATTCCAAAACGTCACTACGGCTCCATTGTTTCACCCCGCATGATCCTCAAGGGGTTGCATTAACGATTGGTGGGGTTAGCGATGTACGTTGCTATTTCAGGTAAAGACCCACTAAAAACTGAGACTAACTAAACATTACGACTCAATTTATCGAGTATTTTTCGGGCCGATTCTGCGGAAGGCAATCCTCGTTCTGCTGATGAGATTTTGAGCGAAACGGATGATCAACTCTTTGTTACGAAACTTCGGGAGATCGGCAAGTCATGGTGCATGAAATTCGGTCTAGTCGGCAGCGAGGGGGTCTCCTGGTTCCTCAATTACCCACTCGCTGAGGACAAGAAAATCTGCCGCATATATCCCACGCAGTGTCTTGACTTGCACCTCGATTGTGTATCCACCTCCCGGCTTTAAGGAGGCAAGCATTTTTGAGGCAAGACGCTTTGTTGCACTAGACACGGTAGCGAGATCAAAGTTCAGGCTCGCTGTATCCCATAACCCTGTGTTCTTTGCGGAGGATTCACTCGTAAAGATCACGAACACAACCCTTCTAGTACTGCCACCGATGTACCAACTCTCGGCGGCATCAACAAGTCGATACTCCGGGTTACTGCGGCTTTTCGGATTTAGATCTGTTGCCATTTTCTGTAGAAGTGTTGCCACCCTAGGGAGCACGTCTCTTTCAAGGTCATCCGGATGGGGCGCACGCGAGTACCTAGATCCCACCCAACTACTGAACCTTGCTCTTTGTGGTGCGCTAAGTGGACGCAAGAACTTGACTGAGCCGTCGGTGAGGGCGGTCTTATCGATGCTCGTTACAAATCGAAGGTTTACAATAGGTTTGTAGCCGGGCTTCACAGGGAGTTTGCGCCCGTCTGGAAGTGGGAATTCGCGCGGGGAGGTGCCACCTGCTCGCAGGGCGGCCCACTTTGCATCACTGATGTAATTGACCGGACAGACTACGAGTGCTGGTTCGATGTCTGGAGTTCTCGCGATGTCACAGTCTTGACTAATGATTGCGTACCAATCCACTTCACTGTCAATCGTGAGGGACCAAGAGCCCGCCTCTGGGTTGGTTGGAATCTTTTCGTACTCTGATGTTTCTCGCCAGGCTTGAGTAGCGCCTCGTCCAACAAGTGTCACGGCTCCTAGCGATATCAGGTCACCCTGCTGAACATCAGACACAACTCTGACGTAGACCTCGCTCAGTTCATCCTTTGCGGGAGCGGATTTATTCTTGCCGGACTTGTTTGGCACCGTTTTATTAACTTACCCGTATGCGGCGTGCGTTCTCTAAAATGTCACGAAGTGCGCTTGTGCCGCGAACTGGCACCGCGACGACATTGTCGTCACTCATGGGCACCGTTCTTGTTGCGCGAAGGCTTTCATGTAATTTTGCCGATGAACTAATGACCACCTTTGGCCCCAGCGCTAGGGGGTTGAGGTCGCCCGCAACAGGAAGACGCAGGTCCTCGACACCGCTTGATTCCAAGGCCATCAAGGCTTGTCTTACTTCGCCAAGATTGAACCGGCGATGCCCGCCTGGTGTCTTCTCAAAAGGGATGCGGCCAGCCTTCGCGTACCTGCCGACCGTGTCAGCGGAAAGGTTGAGGGCTTTGGCAAGTTTGCTCGCTAATAGCTCGCGCTTTACAGTGTCCATTTGATTCCTCTTCTGCGGTGATTACAGCGTTTGCGGTGATTGCGGTGTTTATAGGATTATTCCCACTGCTGCGGCTCCCTGTCAAGTATCCCAACCCGAATCGGCCCATGACACGCTCGGGGCTCAAAACTCGGCTGACAAGTCCCCTGGCCGACCAGTTTGGAGCACAAACTGTATGGCCTCAACTTCATACTCAAAGCAAACAAACCGCCTGATGTCCACTATCTCGTGTCTGAAAAACGTAGGGCTGGCCATCGTGTCTGAAAAACGTAGGGCAGGCCAATTTGTCCAAGATCCTTAGTACACCCCAAATTAACCATCCAGACAGATATCAGATGTGCCATCATCCCGATGCCGCCGCCAACTCATTCCAAGTTTTAACATAATCTAGGGGTGCATTTTCATAAGTATCTCACCTTATTTAGGGGTACATTTTGATACGTCTCTAATCTAATTTAGGGGTATATTTTCATACGTCTCTAATCTAATTTAGGGGTACATTTTCATATGCTCTAAGCATAAATATGTGTACAATCAGATCTATGGCCACGAAAATAGGGTTACAGAATCAAGAGTTAACAAGCGGAAACCCCTGGTGGCGTGATCCTGAATGGCATAAAACTGATAAAGACTTGAAAGCGGCTGCCCAGAGTGGAATCGATTACAACTCGGGAGTGTTGAATGACTTGGCGACTGGAAACTTATACATACTTCGCGGGCCACGAAGGGTCGGAAAGACGGTCGCGATCAAGCAAACGATAAAAGCGCTTCTCGAGAAGGGAGTTCCCCAACATTGCATAATTCGGGTGTCAGCAGACGGATGGACGGCTAAAGATCTGAAGAACCTCGTCCTGAACACAACGCTTCCCCCTATTCCCAAAGACAGCGCTCGCTACTGGTTCATTGATGAGGCTTCAGCGATATCAGGTCAGTGGGACAGTGAACTAAAAGGTCTCCGCGACAATGACCCTCAGTTTGCTGCAGATACCGTAGTAATTACTGGCTCTAATTCGGCCGCGCTCACCGAAGCGATGGGTGTCCTTGCTGGAAGAAGAGGCTCTGGTGTTGATATTGACCGAACCATGCTTCCAATGGGCTTTGCAAGTTTCGTAAGCCTTCTCGCCCAGACGCCTCTGCCTCCGCGACCTAGTATCGCTCCTGGTGAACTGCGCTCTCCACGGGCATTGCAGGCCCTTGCCGATCTCATCCCATGGCTGGATGAATTGGTTAAATTGTGGGAAACATATTTGCAGTACGGAGGGTTCCCAACTTCAGTGGCATGCGCAAAGGCAGGCCAACCCATAAGTTCAAGTTTTATCAAAACCATTTTTGATGTAATCCAGAAGGACGCCTTCAAGAACAGCAGACTGGATATGGCAACGAGTACCGCATTTCAAGAAAGGCTCTGGGAAGGAATGGGCTCGCCTGTAAATTTGACGAGCATCGGCAGTGACGTCGGGATTGTGAAGGAAACAGCAGTTAGACACCTTCAGTATTTAAGAGATGCTTTTTTGCTGTGGGACTGCCCCAAACGACAACCTGGAAATTGGCTACCAAATCCACTGGCTCAAGACAAGATTTATGCTATTGATCCGATTATCGCTCGATTACCAAATTTAAGGAATACGCAAAGAAAAGACATTGACCCAACGGCCCTTTCGGAAATGCAAGTGGGGATGGCGTTGAGACGCAGGCTCATTTCAGACCTCCCAAATGCTTCCTGGGATGACTTCATTTTTTACTTCACCAGTAAAACTCGGAAAGAGATTGATTTTGTATCACACCATTTGAACGGTGCAGCGATTGAGGGAAAGTACATCCAAGACGGCGGGTGGAAAGGAGAAGCTGCCACTATAGATGCTTCTCAATGGGATGGGCTTATGGTCACTCGAAATATTTTGGACACAACTGGATCAGATGCCTGGGCAGTCCCTGCTTCGTTTCTCTGCTACTTGCTAGATACTTAATCTTGCGACAGCACGAGTCATGCCTGGACGCATAATTCAGTAGTACTTGCCTTTGCCTTCAATGATGCACGAGGGTGTGCCTGTCGATTATGTATCCATAGTTTAGAAATAAGTGTCCTCGGCCGGAGTCGGACCGGCGACCTACCGCTTAGGAGGCGGTTGCTCTATCCACTGAGCTACGAGGACCTAAGAATTATTGATATTTCGATCAGTGCAAAGGGTACTCGTTGGCATTGAAGAAGATAGCCAATGTTTTACGCTCCATATTGGCAGATAGAGACTGATTGACTACCATTGGAATCACATAGAACACCTCAATACACTGAATGAAAGGCCGACAATGAAAGCGCTAGTTATAGGCGCAGGCGGCGTTGGCAGGGCGATTGCAAATATTGCATCTCGAAAGTCATTTATCTCCTCGATGGTGATAGCCGACAGGACCTTGACCCGCGCAGAAGAAGCCGTCGCACGAGTAAAAGATTCCAGATTCTCCGCAGCCCAAGTCAACGCTGCAGAATTGGAAGATATCCGCGAACTCATCCGCAGAGCGGGCCCCGACGTGGTAATCAATGCCGTGGATCCACGATTTGTCATGCCGATCTTTCTAGCGTGCGAGATTGAAAATACCAATTACATCGACATGGCAATGTCACTATCCCGTCCTCATCCTCACTACCCAAATACCGAAACCGGCGTAAAACTCGGCGACGAACAATTTGCCCGTGATTGGAACTGGAGTGAGCGCGGTATTTACGCCCTTGTCGGTATGGGAATTGAGCCTGGTATGAGTGATGTCTTTGCTCGATATGCCTCCGATTTCCTCTTCAGCCGAATTGATTCCATCACCGTCCTCGATGGCTCCAACCTCACGGTTGAAGGTCATGACTTTGCACCCTCCTTCTCCATCTGGACGACAATTGAAGAATGCCTCAACCCTCCTTTGGTCTGGGAGGACGGTCGCGGTTGGTACACGACTGCGCCATTTAGCGAAATCGAGGTTTTCGATTTCCCAGAAGGGATCGGACCAGTCGAGTGCGTCAATGTTGAGCACGAAGAAGTTGTACTGATTCCACAGAAAGTGGATGCAAAAAAAGTTAACTTTAAATACGGACTCGGTGCTGAATTTATTACCACCTTGAAAACAATTCATATGCTCGGCATGGATCGGAAAGAGCACGTCGACGTTCAAGGGATCTCGGTTTCACCACGCGATCTTCTGGCCGCCTCGCTTCCAGATCCTTCAACGTTGGGCGAACGTATGCATGGCAAAACCTGCGCCGGAACCTTGGTGAAAGGCCTTAACAAGGAGGGCCAGCCATACGCTTGCTACATCTACAACGTCATTGACAATGAATGGTCGATGAAGGAGTACGGAGATCAGGCTGTCGTCTGGCAGACCGCAGTGAATCCGCTCATCGCAATGGAGTTGATCCATAAGGGTGTGTGGAAGCCATCTGGCGTTAACGGTCCAGAATGGTTTGAACCAAAGCCTTTCCTCGACCTACTCGAGGCCTACGGAACGAGTTGGACGATTCGCGAAGAGGATTC
This genomic window contains:
- the purU gene encoding formyltetrahydrofolate deformylase encodes the protein MNLVVTLQCIDQPGIVHALTSAILECKGNIIENQQFTDPTTRTFIMRTLFEADLAVEEAEKILRSVTSGFSPVLEIRPASQKRKALILVTKESHCLRDLLFLLELGELPIEIPLVMSNHEELRSLVESHEITFTSMVGMDKPAQESAIKDEIQSLDIDFVVLARYMQILSGEFCDSMLGKMINIHHSFLPGFKGAKPYHQAHARGVKVIGATAHFVTSDLDEGPIIEQDVAHVTHTSTPENLVSLGRDIERRVLSKAVKLYAENRIFLVGDRTIVFA
- a CDS encoding GNAT family protein; this translates as MTSQRLSVREMTLADVEVRINYFHDASDDHLRVMGVDRALLPSREDWYAFYEEDLALSIRDRTTYSLLWELDKQIVGFSSVSNIVFGEEAFLHLHILSPTRRQGGLGAEFVRKSAKVYFEVLELKRLFSEPNAFNIAPNRALQRAGFRYLFTHETTPSPINFPQTVTRWVLQGS
- a CDS encoding DUF2268 domain-containing putative Zn-dependent protease (predicted Zn-dependent protease with a strongly conserved HExxH motif), with product MTPIESHLAAASGRLERYRGIIEAAFESAARIAKDLLRADAVDVLFIDSPDEAISEMGVGGYTYGPHVVIVAIDPDCLNLSEQHIFSTLVHEFHHVMRWRGPGCHGDLGDMLVSEGLAQLFEEEVTGVRPIYSQAPISSLEIEKANLDLHLTEFSQAKWFFGAEEITKWFGYAFGYQICAAYAGSTTRSAADLAAVSSREVLEAAGLH
- a CDS encoding VOC family protein, producing MISRRISHIEISAKSPDNLAKFYVEMFGWEARNMDNPSGKYTVWQSSNMRGGFAPIGDENKQGDVTVYLDSDDIDADLKKVEINGGKILKGKTEYPGGWFAYFEDPSGNRLGLTTLVMRN
- a CDS encoding nucleotidyltransferase domain-containing protein — its product is MERLGAIDAAQRIVSARFPDARAAFLTGSALTTRLTSTSDLDIVVVLRGKPAPFRESIHEHGWLVELFVQSPASIKYFVAKETSEHHAPTLKMLSDGHILVSIDGEAEKLQTEAIERFAKGPSSVSSEEMERRRYALTDQLDDLIGATDPIELLYISQQLLVGASELALLSKAQWLASGKWLPRHLALSEPELSIRLSAAIKAVLENGEKEPIEDVVREILERVGGPLSEGYRVAGEILDL
- a CDS encoding excisionase family DNA-binding protein yields the protein MDTVKRELLASKLAKALNLSADTVGRYAKAGRIPFEKTPGGHRRFNLGEVRQALMALESSGVEDLRLPVAGDLNPLALGPKVVISSSAKLHESLRATRTVPMSDDNVVAVPVRGTSALRDILENARRIRVS
- a CDS encoding AAA family ATPase, which codes for MATKIGLQNQELTSGNPWWRDPEWHKTDKDLKAAAQSGIDYNSGVLNDLATGNLYILRGPRRVGKTVAIKQTIKALLEKGVPQHCIIRVSADGWTAKDLKNLVLNTTLPPIPKDSARYWFIDEASAISGQWDSELKGLRDNDPQFAADTVVITGSNSAALTEAMGVLAGRRGSGVDIDRTMLPMGFASFVSLLAQTPLPPRPSIAPGELRSPRALQALADLIPWLDELVKLWETYLQYGGFPTSVACAKAGQPISSSFIKTIFDVIQKDAFKNSRLDMATSTAFQERLWEGMGSPVNLTSIGSDVGIVKETAVRHLQYLRDAFLLWDCPKRQPGNWLPNPLAQDKIYAIDPIIARLPNLRNTQRKDIDPTALSEMQVGMALRRRLISDLPNASWDDFIFYFTSKTRKEIDFVSHHLNGAAIEGKYIQDGGWKGEAATIDASQWDGLMVTRNILDTTGSDAWAVPASFLCYLLDT
- a CDS encoding saccharopine dehydrogenase C-terminal domain-containing protein, which gives rise to MKALVIGAGGVGRAIANIASRKSFISSMVIADRTLTRAEEAVARVKDSRFSAAQVNAAELEDIRELIRRAGPDVVINAVDPRFVMPIFLACEIENTNYIDMAMSLSRPHPHYPNTETGVKLGDEQFARDWNWSERGIYALVGMGIEPGMSDVFARYASDFLFSRIDSITVLDGSNLTVEGHDFAPSFSIWTTIEECLNPPLVWEDGRGWYTTAPFSEIEVFDFPEGIGPVECVNVEHEEVVLIPQKVDAKKVNFKYGLGAEFITTLKTIHMLGMDRKEHVDVQGISVSPRDLLAASLPDPSTLGERMHGKTCAGTLVKGLNKEGQPYACYIYNVIDNEWSMKEYGDQAVVWQTAVNPLIAMELIHKGVWKPSGVNGPEWFEPKPFLDLLEAYGTSWTIREEDSSQIEI